One segment of Hippopotamus amphibius kiboko isolate mHipAmp2 chromosome 4, mHipAmp2.hap2, whole genome shotgun sequence DNA contains the following:
- the LOC130851900 gene encoding probable G-protein coupled receptor 141 codes for MEPINTTTLLNASNLEPGRCDRNCRMILMTLYGAVLLGGTAGAITMSCMMLKRNSQSVVAMIVLNIMVLHSILLVSLPFRLSYYVLVVWEFGSFTCRLVSSIIYGHMYFTFFFYVAIVILRLLMYFKKLQMQQFQKYHVVVLSIIIWMVGAVIFLPIFFLQYGTNPSYPEQRCFEFYKDLNRREFIILNYSMIIIMMTTVVTLFLIQMGVIAQLVKALWPDMWAHQEYRAQIKSCFFLLVIVVCFIPHHAFRVHFIQHYSEIENSELVLYNEIFVALTTACCLDMLCFVGGVIH; via the coding sequence ATGGAGCCCATCAATACAACCACCTTGTTGAACGCTTCCAACCTAGAGCCAGGCCGCTGCGACAGGAACTGCAGGATGATTCTCATGACGCTCTACGGCGCGGTTTTGCTGGGAGGCACTGCAGGGGCTATTACGATGTCTTGTATGATGCTCAAAAGGAATAGCCAATCAGTGGTTGCCATGATCGTTCTCAATATCATGGTGCTACACTCCATCCTCCTGGTCAGCCTTCCCTTCCGCCTCAGCTATTATGTCTTAGTCGTCTGGGAGTTTGGATCCTTCACCTGCCGATTGGTTAGCAGTATAATATACGGTCATATGTACTTCACCTTTTTTTTCTATGTGGCGATCGTCATACTCCGATTGCTCATGTATTTTAAGAAGCTCCAAATGCAGCAGTTCCAAAAGTACCACGTGGTGGTTTTAAGCATCATTATTTGGATGGTGGGTGCCGTCATTTTTTTGCctatattttttttacaatatggCACCAATCCAAGTTACCCAGAACAACGATGCTTTGAGTTCTACAAAGACCTCAACCGCAGGGAATTCATTATCTTGAACTACTCTATGATCATCATTATGATGACAACGGTTGTGACCCTCTTTCTGATACAGATGGGGGTCATCGCTCAACTGGTAAAGGCTCTTTGGCCCGACATGTGGGCCCATCAAGAATACAGAGCTCAGATCAAGAGCTGCTTCTTCCTCCTCGTAATAGTGGTCTGCTTTATACCTCACCATGCCTTCCGGGTACACTTCATTCAACATTATTCAGAGATAGAAAATTCTGAGTTAGTTCTTTATAACGAAATTTTTGTTGCTTTAACTACTGCCTGTTGCCTGGATATGCTGTGTTTCGTGGGTGGTGTTATCCACTAA